A region from the Maribacter aquivivus genome encodes:
- a CDS encoding alpha/beta fold hydrolase — translation MRIIKKIGKWFLVLLGVITAFILIVLLIIRINSSGNEEPFLDENGTMLPNSIAMHEDMLINGVPQRITIRGKDKSNPVLLIVHGGPGAPILPVIYKLTGVDLEDIFTVCYWDQRGSGLAYNDNIPNSSITLANIVDDGLELSNHLKKTFKKDKIYIEGLSWGTAVAAYMVQKKPELYHAYIGSGLMANLSLSEELSYEFAMSEAQKHNDTISINQLKQIGRPPYVPNSKNTVTEAFEIERQIVMKYAPIKLDTDFNFIKSMFLDNGLTFKEKFTDMINSPESYYPAAKILESTAIDMNLMRDIPELKVPVYILQGDNDHFTETSVAKTYFDSIIAPSKKWFLFENGTHGVQIEYPEKYRSIYINEILGK, via the coding sequence ATGAGAATAATAAAGAAAATAGGAAAATGGTTTTTAGTTTTATTGGGTGTAATTACCGCTTTCATTTTAATTGTATTGCTAATAATCCGTATTAATAGCTCTGGAAATGAAGAACCTTTTTTAGACGAAAATGGTACTATGCTTCCAAATAGTATTGCCATGCACGAGGATATGCTTATAAATGGAGTTCCGCAAAGAATTACCATTAGAGGAAAAGACAAGAGTAATCCTGTATTGTTAATAGTTCACGGAGGACCAGGTGCACCAATTTTACCCGTTATTTATAAACTTACAGGTGTAGATTTGGAAGATATATTTACGGTTTGTTATTGGGATCAAAGAGGCTCTGGGCTAGCCTATAATGATAACATACCCAATTCATCCATTACCTTAGCCAATATAGTAGATGATGGACTGGAACTATCAAATCACTTAAAAAAAACGTTCAAAAAAGATAAAATTTATATCGAAGGCTTATCGTGGGGCACAGCTGTAGCTGCCTATATGGTTCAAAAAAAACCTGAATTATATCACGCCTATATTGGTAGTGGTCTAATGGCGAACCTATCGCTTTCAGAAGAGTTGTCTTATGAATTTGCAATGTCAGAAGCTCAAAAACATAATGATACCATTTCAATTAATCAATTAAAACAAATTGGAAGACCTCCTTATGTTCCAAATTCAAAAAATACGGTAACTGAAGCCTTTGAAATAGAACGACAGATTGTAATGAAGTATGCACCCATAAAATTAGATACCGATTTTAATTTTATTAAAAGTATGTTTTTAGATAATGGGTTAACGTTTAAGGAGAAATTTACCGATATGATAAACAGTCCCGAATCTTACTATCCTGCAGCTAAGATTTTAGAATCTACAGCTATTGACATGAATTTAATGCGTGATATTCCCGAATTGAAAGTGCCCGTTTATATATTACAAGGCGACAATGACCATTTTACCGAAACAAGTGTAGCAAAGACCTATTTCGATTCCATTATTGCGCCATCTAAAAAGTGGTTTTTATTTGAAAATGGAACGCACGGTGTACAAATAGAATATCCAGAAAAATATCGTTCCATATATATCAATGAAATACTGGGTAAATAA
- the rsmH gene encoding 16S rRNA (cytosine(1402)-N(4))-methyltransferase RsmH, whose amino-acid sequence MYHNPVLLKESVDGLNIKEDGIYVDVTFGGGGHSKEILKRLGKEGRLYAFDQDEDAQANTLGDPRFTLIAENFRYITQFLKFYGIKKVDGILADYGVSSHQFDQAERGFSTRFDADLDMRMSKRNTLSAFEVVNKYSYDDLRKVLFEYGDIRNANAMAKVIVASREEEQIQTTDALKTVLKQFLPEHRQHKILAQIYQAIRIEVNQEIEVVKEFLEQAPELLNEKGRLSVISYHSLEDRLVKRFIRAGQFDGEPEKDFYGNIDVPLKKVGGLIVPTREEIKLNNRARSAKLRIAERNGEK is encoded by the coding sequence ATGTATCATAACCCCGTATTGCTGAAAGAATCTGTTGATGGCTTAAACATCAAAGAAGATGGTATATATGTAGATGTAACCTTTGGTGGTGGCGGTCATTCTAAAGAGATATTGAAAAGATTGGGCAAAGAAGGCAGGTTATATGCTTTTGATCAAGATGAAGATGCGCAAGCAAATACATTAGGTGATCCAAGATTTACGTTGATAGCGGAAAATTTTAGATACATCACCCAGTTTTTAAAGTTCTATGGCATAAAGAAGGTAGATGGTATTCTTGCAGATTACGGAGTTTCATCGCATCAGTTTGATCAAGCGGAAAGAGGATTCTCTACCCGTTTCGATGCAGATTTGGATATGCGAATGAGTAAGCGCAATACGCTATCGGCTTTTGAGGTGGTAAATAAGTACTCATATGATGACTTGCGTAAAGTATTGTTCGAGTACGGCGATATAAGAAACGCGAATGCCATGGCAAAAGTAATCGTTGCCAGTAGAGAAGAAGAGCAGATACAAACAACCGATGCATTGAAAACAGTGTTGAAGCAGTTTTTGCCAGAACATAGACAGCATAAAATATTGGCACAGATATACCAAGCGATTCGTATAGAGGTGAACCAAGAGATAGAAGTGGTCAAAGAATTTTTGGAGCAGGCTCCAGAATTATTGAATGAAAAAGGAAGGTTAAGTGTAATTAGCTACCACTCTTTAGAAGATAGGCTTGTAAAAAGATTTATAAGAGCAGGTCAGTTTGACGGAGAGCCAGAAAAAGATTTTTACGGCAATATAGATGTTCCGTTAAAAAAGGTTGGCGGTTTAATAGTGCCTACTAGAGAAGAGATAAAATTGAATAACAGAGCACGTAGTGCAAAATTGAGAATAGCAGAGCGTAATGGCGAAAAATAA
- a CDS encoding UDP-N-acetylmuramoyl-L-alanyl-D-glutamate--2,6-diaminopimelate ligase: MMHLKDILYGVRITAVSGTTSCDIASVCFDSREVQKGDAFVAIKGTLTDGHKYIDAVVAAGARAIVCEQLPADMIDDVTYVQVENGNQALALMASNYYGTPSKNLKLVGVTGTNGKTTVSSLLYQLFKKAGYKVGLLSTIKIMVDETEFATKHTTPDALVINKHLKLMNDAGVEYCFMEVSSHGIHQKRTEGLVFEGAIFTNLSHDHLDYHKTFAEYRDTKKILFDQLPKTAFALTNVDDKNGLVMLQNTKARKASYALKNYADYRAQILENQFDGQLLKINDHELWTKLIGHFNAYNMLAIYATADLLGLEQLETLRLLSELENVDGRFQYYISKKRITAIVDYAHTPDALKNVLETINTLRTGNENVITVVGCGGDRDRSKRPVMGNIASEMSNKIIFTSDNPRTESPTEIIAEIEAGVEPQNVKKILSIENREQAIKTACQLASDNDIILIAGKGHETYQETNGVRIDFDDFKIVKELLNSLEK; this comes from the coding sequence ATGATGCATTTAAAGGACATATTATATGGAGTGCGTATTACTGCTGTTAGCGGTACTACCTCTTGTGATATAGCATCAGTTTGTTTTGATTCTCGCGAGGTACAAAAAGGTGATGCCTTTGTAGCTATAAAAGGTACGCTTACCGATGGTCATAAATATATAGATGCAGTAGTAGCGGCTGGTGCAAGAGCAATTGTTTGTGAACAATTACCTGCAGACATGATTGATGATGTTACTTATGTACAGGTAGAAAATGGAAATCAGGCATTGGCTTTGATGGCTTCTAACTACTACGGTACACCATCTAAGAATTTAAAATTAGTAGGCGTTACGGGTACCAATGGTAAAACCACAGTATCTAGTTTATTATATCAGTTATTTAAAAAAGCAGGATATAAAGTGGGCTTGTTGTCAACCATTAAAATAATGGTCGATGAAACTGAATTCGCAACAAAACATACCACTCCAGATGCATTGGTAATCAACAAACATTTGAAGTTGATGAATGATGCCGGTGTAGAGTATTGCTTTATGGAAGTAAGTTCTCATGGTATCCATCAAAAGAGAACCGAAGGTTTGGTATTTGAAGGGGCAATTTTTACGAATCTGTCTCATGATCACTTAGACTATCATAAAACATTTGCAGAGTACCGCGATACCAAGAAAATATTGTTTGATCAGTTGCCAAAAACGGCATTTGCATTAACCAATGTAGATGATAAGAACGGCTTGGTAATGTTGCAGAATACAAAGGCTAGAAAAGCAAGCTACGCCTTAAAGAATTATGCAGATTATAGAGCGCAGATACTAGAAAATCAGTTCGATGGTCAGTTGTTAAAAATCAATGACCATGAGCTATGGACAAAATTAATAGGTCATTTCAATGCCTATAATATGTTGGCCATTTATGCGACAGCAGATTTATTAGGATTGGAGCAATTAGAAACCCTTCGCTTATTGAGCGAGTTGGAAAATGTAGATGGAAGGTTTCAGTATTATATATCAAAGAAAAGAATAACAGCAATAGTTGATTATGCCCATACGCCGGACGCCCTAAAGAATGTGCTTGAGACAATCAACACTTTGAGAACTGGAAATGAAAACGTCATCACCGTTGTGGGGTGTGGTGGCGATAGAGACAGATCAAAGCGTCCGGTAATGGGTAATATCGCATCAGAGATGAGCAACAAAATTATTTTCACCTCTGATAATCCTCGTACCGAATCCCCAACTGAGATTATTGCGGAAATAGAGGCGGGCGTAGAGCCACAGAACGTAAAAAAAATATTGTCCATTGAAAATAGGGAGCAGGCCATAAAAACGGCATGTCAACTAGCAAGCGATAACGACATCATATTAATTGCCGGTAAGGGTCATGAGACCTATCAAGAAACCAACGGCGTTCGTATAGATTTCGATGATTTTAAAATAGTAAAAGAGCTTTTAAATAGCTTAGAAAAATAA
- the yihA gene encoding ribosome biogenesis GTP-binding protein YihA/YsxC: MKIKSADFVMSNSDVAKCPKDPLPEYAFIGRSNVGKSSLINMLTERKSLAKISGRPGKTQLINHFKINENWFLVDLPGYGYARVSKRDKKTFQKYITNYFLQREQLVCSFVLVDIRHDPQPIDMEFMQWMGENGVPFAIIFTKADKLKPKAVDRQVQKYLDQLLEDMWEEAPPHFVTSSSHRSGRDEVLAYIDDINEKFFEATKK; encoded by the coding sequence ATGAAAATAAAGTCGGCCGACTTTGTAATGAGCAACTCTGATGTTGCCAAATGCCCAAAAGATCCCTTACCCGAATACGCCTTTATTGGTCGTTCTAATGTTGGTAAGTCTTCTTTAATAAATATGTTGACCGAGCGTAAAAGCTTGGCTAAAATTTCTGGTAGACCTGGTAAAACCCAACTTATTAATCACTTTAAAATCAATGAAAATTGGTTTCTTGTAGATTTACCTGGTTACGGTTATGCCCGTGTCTCTAAAAGAGATAAAAAGACCTTTCAAAAATATATCACCAATTACTTTTTACAAAGAGAGCAACTAGTGTGCTCCTTTGTTCTTGTAGATATTCGCCATGACCCACAACCTATAGATATGGAGTTCATGCAATGGATGGGTGAAAACGGAGTACCATTTGCCATTATCTTCACTAAGGCAGATAAATTAAAACCTAAAGCAGTAGATCGTCAAGTTCAAAAATACTTGGACCAACTTTTAGAAGATATGTGGGAAGAAGCACCACCGCATTTTGTTACCAGCTCTAGCCACCGTAGTGGTCGTGATGAAGTACTAGCATATATAGATGATATTAACGAGAAGTTTTTTGAGGCAACGAAGAAGTAG
- a CDS encoding Swt1 family HEPN domain-containing protein, with amino-acid sequence MKTNYTFEILTLDSKGQTTIKSDKNLAFSLMSNGGIWSNPKIRGNKIHDDDLKINLGISQISQEEEQDFNIKNTFILKLEGDFEVVEHLRILILQHLESVGLDQTYVLLDEVSSEISFKIYPQINKVENLLRKYVMKFFVTKLGPSWWNVTADSEMKKKVNARKNNESLFSKHIDNRAYLIDFGELGKVVHSQSSGFISREDIVSKVLDLDETEDAIKNLKTELESNYTKFFKDTFKSNNFQQKWEELEKIRHKVAHNNLFSKNDLHRATELSKELTEIISTANDSIETIQFNLEEKDTLKENITYSLETYDVITKDELLRKLTESVKWAQKTRDNFVGLKHFVTNYLGSIGYDYQSSYDLINQLESDGIIELWDYQGTNNLYPVKAIRFPEKLNGTLAGNEALKKAKAELKK; translated from the coding sequence ATGAAAACTAACTATACATTTGAAATATTGACTCTTGATTCGAAAGGACAAACAACTATTAAATCAGATAAGAATTTAGCCTTTTCATTAATGTCAAATGGTGGTATCTGGAGTAACCCAAAAATTCGAGGAAATAAAATTCACGATGATGACTTAAAAATAAATTTAGGAATTAGTCAAATAAGCCAAGAAGAAGAACAAGATTTTAATATTAAAAACACATTCATTCTTAAACTGGAGGGCGACTTTGAAGTTGTTGAACATCTCAGAATTTTAATTTTACAACATTTAGAATCTGTTGGTTTAGACCAAACCTATGTACTTCTTGATGAAGTCTCTTCTGAAATATCATTTAAAATATATCCTCAAATAAATAAAGTTGAGAATCTGCTACGAAAATATGTGATGAAATTTTTCGTAACAAAATTAGGTCCTAGTTGGTGGAACGTTACTGCCGATAGCGAAATGAAAAAGAAAGTCAACGCTAGAAAAAACAACGAGTCACTATTCTCAAAACATATCGACAATAGAGCGTACTTAATAGACTTTGGAGAATTAGGAAAGGTCGTTCATTCTCAATCTTCCGGATTTATAAGCAGGGAAGATATTGTATCTAAAGTTTTAGATTTAGACGAAACTGAGGATGCAATTAAGAATTTAAAAACTGAATTAGAAAGTAATTATACCAAGTTTTTCAAAGACACATTTAAATCTAATAATTTTCAACAGAAATGGGAAGAACTTGAAAAAATAAGACACAAAGTTGCTCACAACAATTTATTTTCTAAGAATGATTTACACAGAGCTACGGAACTTTCAAAAGAACTAACCGAAATTATTTCTACTGCTAATGATTCAATAGAAACGATACAATTCAATTTAGAAGAAAAGGATACACTTAAAGAAAATATTACGTATAGTTTAGAAACATATGACGTAATAACTAAAGATGAACTTTTAAGAAAGTTAACGGAAAGTGTTAAATGGGCTCAAAAAACGAGAGATAATTTTGTTGGTCTTAAACATTTTGTAACAAATTATCTGGGTTCTATAGGCTATGACTATCAATCAAGTTATGATTTAATAAATCAACTGGAGTCTGATGGAATAATTGAGTTATGGGATTATCAAGGCACCAATAATTTATATCCAGTTAAGGCAATAAGATTTCCCGAAAAACTGAATGGAACGTTAGCTGGAAACGAAGCTCTTAAGAAAGCAAAAGCCGAATTGAAAAAATAA
- a CDS encoding alpha/beta fold hydrolase — protein sequence MENELITEGGFKYIEKGEGKPIIILHGLMGGLSNFEGVNTYFPPKGYKVIIPELPLYSMPMLKTTVKNFAKYLKKFIDYKELEDVILLGNSLGGHIGLLHTKLYPAKVKALVITGSSGLYESAMGDGYPKRGDYEFIKKKAQDVFYDPEVATKEIVDEVFATVNDRVKLVKTLAIAKSAIRHNMAQDLPKMKTPTCIIWGKNDTVTPPDVAELFDELLPNSDLFWLDKCGHAPMMEHPDEFNTILDEWLTKNNF from the coding sequence ATGGAAAACGAATTGATCACCGAGGGAGGATTTAAGTATATTGAAAAAGGCGAAGGCAAACCCATTATTATTCTTCACGGATTAATGGGCGGACTAAGTAATTTTGAGGGGGTGAATACTTATTTTCCACCGAAAGGATACAAAGTGATAATTCCTGAATTGCCTTTATATTCTATGCCGATGTTAAAGACAACGGTAAAGAATTTTGCCAAATACCTTAAGAAATTTATAGATTACAAAGAGCTAGAAGATGTTATTCTTTTAGGTAACTCTTTAGGCGGGCATATTGGTCTTTTACACACTAAATTATACCCAGCTAAAGTAAAGGCTTTGGTAATTACAGGTAGTTCTGGACTTTATGAAAGTGCCATGGGCGATGGTTACCCTAAACGGGGTGATTATGAGTTTATTAAAAAGAAAGCGCAAGATGTTTTCTATGACCCAGAAGTTGCTACCAAAGAGATTGTAGATGAAGTTTTTGCTACCGTTAACGATCGTGTTAAATTGGTAAAGACCTTGGCAATCGCAAAAAGTGCCATTCGTCATAATATGGCGCAAGATTTACCAAAAATGAAAACCCCTACTTGTATTATATGGGGAAAAAATGATACGGTTACTCCGCCAGACGTTGCTGAACTGTTCGATGAGCTTTTACCTAATTCAGATTTATTTTGGTTGGATAAATGCGGACATGCACCTATGATGGAGCACCCAGATGAATTCAATACCATTCTTGATGAGTGGTTGACGAAAAACAATTTCTAA
- the mraY gene encoding phospho-N-acetylmuramoyl-pentapeptide-transferase: MLTYLFEYLEKQYQLPGASLFQFSTFRAAMAILFSLMIATVYGKRVILFLQKQQVGETIRDLGLDGQKQKAGTPTMGGVIIIMSTLIPVLLFARLENIYIILLIFTMLWMGAIGFLDDYIKVFKKNKEGLKGRFKVLGQVVLGLIVGAVLYFHPEVTMRDHDKTIITQDYTVEQVKGAEIKSTMTTVPFFKNNEFDYESLISWAGDGAKEYAWLLFIPIIILIVTAVSNGANLTDGIDGLAAGTSAIIVFTLGVFALVSGNIIFSDYLDIMYIPRVGELLVFITAFAGALIGFLWYNAFPAQVFMGDTGSLTIGGVIAVIAIIVRKELLIPVLCGIFFAESLSVMIQVGYFKYTKKKLGEGKRIFLMSPLHHHYQKMGYHESKIVTRFWIVGILLAIVTVVTLKIR; the protein is encoded by the coding sequence ATGTTAACCTATTTGTTCGAATATTTAGAAAAACAATACCAATTGCCTGGAGCTTCGCTGTTTCAGTTCAGCACATTCCGTGCGGCAATGGCTATCCTGTTTTCATTAATGATTGCGACGGTTTACGGTAAGCGTGTTATTCTTTTTCTTCAAAAGCAGCAAGTGGGGGAAACTATTCGCGATTTAGGTTTAGATGGTCAAAAGCAAAAGGCAGGTACTCCAACAATGGGTGGGGTTATTATAATCATGTCTACGTTGATACCGGTATTGCTTTTCGCAAGATTAGAAAACATTTATATCATACTGTTGATATTCACCATGTTATGGATGGGGGCAATTGGCTTTTTAGATGATTACATTAAAGTATTTAAAAAGAACAAAGAAGGACTAAAAGGACGTTTCAAAGTATTGGGTCAGGTAGTATTAGGCTTAATCGTAGGTGCGGTGCTTTATTTTCACCCAGAGGTGACAATGCGTGATCATGATAAAACAATCATTACCCAAGATTATACCGTTGAACAGGTAAAAGGAGCGGAAATTAAGTCGACCATGACAACGGTTCCTTTCTTTAAAAACAATGAGTTTGATTATGAAAGTCTAATATCATGGGCTGGAGATGGTGCAAAAGAATATGCATGGTTACTGTTTATACCTATTATCATTTTGATAGTAACGGCAGTTTCTAACGGAGCAAATTTAACTGATGGTATCGATGGTCTCGCGGCAGGTACATCAGCAATAATAGTATTTACCCTCGGTGTTTTTGCCTTGGTGTCCGGTAACATCATATTCTCTGATTATTTGGATATAATGTATATACCACGCGTAGGTGAGTTGCTGGTATTCATTACTGCTTTTGCAGGAGCCTTGATAGGATTCTTATGGTACAATGCCTTTCCTGCACAAGTATTTATGGGAGATACGGGTAGTTTAACCATTGGTGGAGTAATTGCTGTAATCGCAATTATAGTAAGAAAGGAATTATTAATACCTGTGTTATGCGGAATCTTCTTTGCAGAGTCGCTTTCAGTGATGATACAAGTAGGATACTTTAAGTACACAAAGAAAAAATTAGGTGAAGGCAAGCGAATATTTTTAATGTCGCCATTACATCATCACTACCAAAAAATGGGATACCACGAGAGTAAGATTGTTACTAGATTTTGGATTGTAGGTATACTATTGGCCATTGTAACGGTAGTGACCTTAAAAATTAGATAA
- a CDS encoding FtsL-like putative cell division protein, giving the protein MKTGVLDLLKGKFLVSGDAPKNWLFIIFISFLATVMISSSHSADQKVHRIALLNEEVKELRNEFVDMRSDVQQLKLESSITGKISEKGLFPSENPPQKIKVKSLKEEE; this is encoded by the coding sequence ATGAAAACGGGTGTATTAGACCTATTAAAGGGTAAATTTTTGGTGAGCGGTGACGCCCCTAAAAATTGGCTGTTTATTATTTTCATTTCATTTTTGGCAACGGTAATGATCAGTAGCTCTCATAGTGCCGATCAAAAAGTACACCGCATTGCTTTATTAAATGAAGAAGTAAAAGAATTGCGTAATGAGTTCGTAGATATGCGATCAGATGTACAGCAGCTAAAATTAGAATCGAGCATTACCGGTAAAATATCGGAAAAAGGACTGTTTCCTTCAGAGAATCCCCCGCAGAAAATTAAGGTGAAATCTTTAAAAGAGGAGGAATAA
- a CDS encoding GTPase: MSKKILFIYNANSDAGSKMLDFAHKIINPATYNCALCSLTFGSFTENKQWKTFRESLLAKDYELEFFHKDEFQEKYKSKFGHKFTFPIILMETDHDLEVLLSSEKMNAMETVEELISSVGSLVGDASFQ; this comes from the coding sequence ATGTCAAAGAAAATTTTATTTATCTATAATGCCAATAGCGATGCTGGTAGTAAAATGCTAGATTTCGCCCATAAAATTATAAACCCCGCTACTTATAATTGCGCCCTATGCTCGTTAACCTTTGGTTCGTTTACAGAAAACAAGCAGTGGAAAACCTTTAGAGAAAGTTTGTTAGCTAAAGACTACGAGCTAGAATTCTTTCATAAAGATGAGTTTCAAGAAAAGTACAAAAGTAAGTTTGGACATAAGTTTACCTTTCCGATCATATTAATGGAAACGGATCATGATTTAGAAGTGTTGTTATCTAGCGAAAAGATGAATGCTATGGAGACGGTAGAGGAGCTTATTTCTTCAGTTGGATCTTTAGTGGGCGATGCCAGTTTTCAGTAG
- a CDS encoding division/cell wall cluster transcriptional repressor MraZ — MDIFFFGTFNCKADAKGRIMLPVALRNQVAPILKDGFFIKKSYLSECLELYPAYEWHRVMAELNEKSRFDEENLQFIRMYTAGLRQVEVDATGRLLIPKDIISLGGITKEVVIAPIGKRLEIWDKKAYDESISATKEEKVKLAKRVMLGEKPSGDVS; from the coding sequence TTGGACATATTTTTCTTTGGAACTTTTAATTGCAAGGCTGATGCTAAGGGGCGTATTATGCTCCCTGTTGCGCTGCGCAATCAAGTGGCTCCAATACTAAAAGATGGGTTTTTTATCAAGAAGTCATATTTGAGCGAATGTTTGGAATTATACCCGGCATATGAGTGGCACAGAGTAATGGCAGAATTGAATGAAAAAAGTAGGTTCGATGAAGAGAACCTACAGTTTATAAGAATGTATACCGCAGGTCTGCGTCAAGTAGAAGTAGATGCTACCGGTAGATTATTGATACCGAAAGATATTATTTCATTAGGTGGTATTACCAAAGAGGTAGTCATTGCACCAATTGGTAAGCGATTAGAGATTTGGGACAAGAAAGCCTATGATGAATCTATAAGCGCAACGAAAGAAGAGAAGGTGAAGTTGGCAAAGCGTGTAATGTTAGGTGAAAAACCAAGTGGAGATGTATCATAA
- a CDS encoding penicillin-binding protein, producing MAATDKSILKRLYIVAGFMVLFAGAVLFKLVSIQVVDGEKYQALADTRTERMFTIEPNRGNLYSDDGSLLATSVSKYTIRFDAVTVSSEDFKENVKPLADALAKNFGKTSSHYQQVLRKARENKNRYALLVRNLDYSEYMAVKKFPLLNKGAYKGGLIIEQHTKREHPLGKIAERSVGYERVDENGYYTRVGMEGAFGEYLRGISGKRLKQKIAKGQWKPIGNDNIIEPKDGYDVYSTIDINIQDIAHHALLGQLEKYQADHGTVIVMEVETGEVKAISNLGQTTEGKYYERLNYAIGESHEPGSTFKLVNLVAALEDKVIDTSTVIDTEKGAWKLYKHTIRDTKRGGHGKITMSTAFEVSSNVAFAKMIHEGYKNDPEKYVNRLMSMGIHKELGLPVVGEGKPVLRYPGDKGWSGLSLAQMAYGYEVSMTPLQTLAFYNAIANDGEMVKPRLLKEVKEWNKTIEKFDKKVLNPAICSQSTVKKVQQILKNVVERDHGTGHRMYSKNFSMAGKTGTTQTNYVSKDKSKYEYISSFAGYFPADNPKYSCIVVIHKPDKSVGYYGADVSGPVFKSVAQKVYATSPLTSEVDVKNVLIAKNEDSHQGYYKAAQQKYSAVPNVKGMCGMDAVAILENLGIEVEVKGNGKVKNQSITKGTDLKSVKKIVLELI from the coding sequence ATGGCGGCAACAGATAAAAGCATATTAAAAAGGCTCTATATAGTAGCGGGTTTCATGGTACTCTTTGCGGGTGCAGTGTTATTTAAACTGGTTTCTATACAAGTAGTAGACGGTGAAAAATACCAGGCATTGGCAGATACACGTACCGAGCGTATGTTTACCATTGAGCCAAATAGAGGTAACCTATATTCTGACGATGGTAGCCTTTTGGCAACTTCAGTATCTAAATACACCATCCGTTTTGATGCCGTAACCGTTAGTAGCGAAGATTTTAAAGAAAATGTAAAACCATTGGCAGATGCCTTAGCAAAGAATTTTGGTAAAACATCTTCTCACTATCAGCAGGTTTTAAGAAAAGCAAGAGAGAATAAAAATAGATATGCATTGCTTGTGCGTAACCTAGATTATTCTGAATACATGGCGGTAAAGAAATTTCCGCTTTTGAATAAGGGAGCATACAAGGGCGGACTCATTATTGAGCAGCATACGAAAAGAGAGCATCCGTTAGGTAAAATTGCAGAGCGTAGTGTAGGGTATGAGCGTGTAGATGAAAACGGATATTATACCCGTGTAGGTATGGAAGGTGCTTTTGGGGAATACCTAAGAGGAATTTCTGGAAAGCGTTTAAAGCAAAAAATAGCAAAAGGACAGTGGAAGCCTATTGGTAACGATAATATTATAGAGCCAAAAGATGGTTATGATGTGTATTCTACTATAGACATTAATATACAAGATATAGCACACCATGCATTATTAGGTCAGTTAGAGAAATATCAGGCAGATCACGGTACGGTAATAGTGATGGAGGTAGAGACCGGTGAGGTAAAAGCAATATCTAATTTAGGTCAGACTACCGAAGGAAAATATTACGAGCGTTTAAACTACGCTATTGGCGAATCTCACGAGCCAGGTTCAACATTTAAGTTGGTGAATTTGGTAGCTGCATTAGAAGATAAGGTGATTGATACCAGTACTGTAATCGATACTGAAAAAGGAGCGTGGAAATTATATAAGCATACCATTAGAGATACGAAGCGTGGAGGTCATGGAAAAATTACCATGTCTACAGCTTTTGAAGTATCGTCCAATGTGGCATTTGCAAAAATGATACATGAAGGGTATAAGAACGATCCAGAAAAATACGTGAACCGATTAATGAGCATGGGTATTCATAAAGAATTAGGACTACCAGTTGTTGGTGAAGGTAAACCAGTGCTGCGTTACCCAGGTGACAAAGGTTGGTCAGGTCTTTCATTGGCGCAAATGGCTTACGGCTATGAAGTGTCTATGACGCCGTTACAAACATTGGCATTTTATAATGCAATTGCGAACGATGGTGAAATGGTAAAGCCACGATTGTTGAAAGAGGTAAAGGAGTGGAACAAGACAATTGAGAAATTTGATAAAAAAGTATTGAACCCTGCAATTTGCTCACAATCTACAGTAAAGAAAGTGCAGCAGATATTAAAGAATGTAGTAGAGAGGGATCATGGTACAGGTCACCGTATGTATTCCAAGAATTTTTCTATGGCAGGAAAAACAGGAACAACGCAGACTAATTATGTGTCTAAAGATAAATCGAAATACGAGTACATTTCTTCGTTTGCAGGCTATTTTCCGGCAGATAATCCAAAGTACTCTTGTATCGTAGTAATCCATAAACCAGACAAAAGTGTTGGGTATTACGGTGCAGATGTATCCGGTCCGGTATTTAAATCTGTCGCACAAAAAGTATATGCAACGTCACCATTAACAAGTGAGGTAGATGTAAAAAATGTGTTAATCGCCAAAAATGAAGACTCGCACCAGGGATATTATAAAGCGGCACAACAAAAATATTCGGCAGTACCTAATGTAAAAGGTATGTGTGGTATGGATGCCGTAGCCATTCTTGAGAATTTGGGTATTGAAGTAGAAGTAAAAGGAAATGGAAAGGTGAAGAACCAATCTATCACCAAAGGCACAGATTTAAAGTCTGTCAAAAAAATAGTATTAGAATTAATATGA